The following are encoded together in the Glycine max cultivar Williams 82 chromosome 8, Glycine_max_v4.0, whole genome shotgun sequence genome:
- the LOC106799560 gene encoding uncharacterized protein — protein MPLQNIIEVEVFDCWGIDFFGHFPSSYGNEYLLLAIDYVSKWVEAIAAPKNDAKTVIKFLKKNIFARFGVLRVLINDGGLHFCNAQLQKVLGQYNVTHKVASPYHSQTNGQVEVSNRELKKISEKTVASTRKDWAAKLDDALWAYRIAFKTPIGLSPFKMVCGKGCHLPVEMEYKAYWALKFLNFYEVLSGEKQKLQLLELEEMRLNAYESSKLYKQKMKAYHDKKLLKKSFQPGQKDLLFNSRLKLFPGKLKSKWSRSFIIKDVKPYGAVELMDPTSDNPERSWVINGQRLKLYHGGNIERLTTILILQDP, from the coding sequence ATGCCTCTTCAGAATATCATTGAAGTGGAAGTTTTTGATTGTTGGGGTATCGACTTCTTTGGGCATTTTCCTTCATCTTATGGGAATGAATACTTATTGTTGGCTATAGATTATGTGTCCAAATGGGTAGAGGCTATTGCTGCACCAAAGAATGATGCAAAGACTGTCATCAAGTTCctgaaaaagaatatatttgcTCGCTTTGGGGTACTACGAGTCCTGATCAACGATGGAGGTTTGCACTTCTGCAATGCCCAACTGCAGAAAGTGCTAGGGCAATACAATGTTACACATAAGGTGGCCTCACCTTATCATTCTCAAACAAATGGTCAAGTTGAGGTGTCCAACAGGGAGTTAAAGAAGATCTCGGAGAAGACTGTGGCATCTACAAGGAAGGACTGGGCTGCCAAATTGGATGATGCTCTGTGGGCTTACCGGATTGCTTTCAAAACTCCTATAGGACTATCACCTTTTAAGATGGTCTGTGGGAAAGGCTGTCATTTACCAGTAGAGATGGAGTATAAGGCCTATTGGGCACtcaaatttctaaatttttatgaaGTCTTGTCTGGGGAAAAGCAGAAACTTCAGCTCTTGGAGCTAGAAGAAATGAGGCTCAATGCATATGAATCTTCCAAGTTGTACAAGCAGAAGATGAAGGCCTACCATGACAAGAAGCTGTTAAAGAAGAGTTTTCAACCAGGCCAGAAGGATTTGCTCTTCAATTCAAGGCTCAAGCTGTTTCCAGGTAAACTTAAGTCCAAATGGTCGAGATCTTTCATTATTAAGGATGTGAAACCTTATGGAGCAGTGGAATTGATGGATCCAACTTCAGATAATCCAGAGAGAAGCTGGGTGATAAATGGTCAGAGGTTAAAACTGTATCATGGCGGCAACATCGAGAGGCTAACTACCATCCTCATCCTGCAAGACCCTTAG
- the LOC102666389 gene encoding protein SET DOMAIN GROUP 41-like, giving the protein MDTHSFLHTSGVERHLPPSAHSSDLRTALCLLLSHCPTSSSSRLAGLLSNRHILTSLSVEDNVSERINVGGGAMAKAITKQRGIPNDDAVLEEATIALSTVLTNAMEVHDNEGRTLGIAVFNHIFSWINHSCSPNTCYRFVLSSSSHSREAKLGIAPHLQVKYSFFTYIHN; this is encoded by the coding sequence ATGGATACTCATTCCTTTCTCCATACCAGCGGCGTCGAGCGCCACCTACCTCCCTCCGCTCACTCCTCTGACCTCCGTACCGCCCTTTGCCTCCTCCTCTCCCACTGCcccacctcctcctcctctcgCCTCGCCGGCCTCCTCTCCAATCGCCACATCCTCACCTCTCTCTCTGTCGAAGACAACGTTTCAGAGAGAATCAATGTCGGTGGCGGCGCCATGGCAAAAGCGATTACGAAGCAGCGCGGCATCCCCAACGACGATGCCGTTTTGGAGGAAGCCACGATTGCACTTAGCACGGTGCTAACGAACGCCATGGAGGTGCATGATAACGAGGGGCGCACCCTCGGAATCGCGGTTTTCAACCACATCTTCTCTTGGATCAACCACAGTTGTTCCCCCAACACATGCTATCGCTTTGTCCTCTCTTCTTCTTCGCATTCAAGGGAAGCCAAACTTGGAATTGCTCCACACCTACAAGTGAAGTACTCTTTCTTCACTTATATACATAATTAG